TAACCGCGCTTTTTGAAagggttgtttgtgtgttttagagTGCTAGGGAAACGGTTGGCGTATAtgggtaagaacataagaacataagaacataagaaagtttacaaacgagaggaggccattcggcccatcttgctcgtttggttgttagtagcttattgatcccaaaatctcatcaagcagcttcttgaaggatcccagggtgtcagcttcaacaacattactggggagttgattccagaccctcacaattctctgtgtaaaaaagtgtctcctattttctgttctgaatgcccctttttctaaactccatttgtgacccctggtccttgtttcttttttcaggctgaaaaagtcccttgcgtcgacactgtcaataccttttagaattttgaatgcttgaattaggtcgccacgtagtcttctttgttcaagactgaacagattcaattcttttagcctgtctgcatatgacatgccttttaagcccggaataattctggtcgctcttctttgcactctttctagagcagcaatatcttttttatagcgaggtgaccagaactgcacacaatattcaagatgaggtcttacaagtgcattgtacagttttaacattacttcccttgatttaaattcaacacttttcacaatgtatccgagtatcttgttagccttttttatagcttccccacattgcctagatgaagacatttctgagtcaacaaaaactcctaggtctttttcatagattccttctccaatttcaatatctcccatatgatatttataatgtacatttttatttcctgcgtgcagtaccttacacttttctctattaaatgtcatttgccatgtgtctgcccagttctgaatcttgtctagatcattttgaatgacctttgctgctgcaacagtgtttgccactcctcctacttttgtgtcgtctgcaaatttaacaagtttgcttactataccagaatctaaatcattaatgtagattaggaatagcagaggacctaatactgatccctgtggtacaccgctggttaccacactccattctgaggtttttcctctaatcagtactttctgttttctacatgttaaccactccctaatccatgtacatgtgtttccttgaatcccaactgcgttcagtttgagaattaatcttttgtgcgggactttgtcaaaagctttctggaaatctaaataaaccatgtcatatgctttgcaattatccattatcgatgttgcatcctcaaaaaaatcaagcaagttagttaggcacgatctccctttcctaaaaccatgttgactgtctcccagtaccctgttaccatataggtaattttccattttggatcttattatagtttccataagtttgcatataatagaagtcaggcttactggtctgtagttacctggttcagttttgtttccctttttgtggatcggtattacgtttgcaattttccagtctgtcggtaccacccctgtgtcaagagactgctgcatgatcttggttagcggtttgtaaattacttctttcatttctttgagtactactgggaggatctcatccggcccaggggatttgtttattttaagagctcctagtccctttaacacttctgcctcagttatgctaaagttatttaaaactggataggaactggatgacatgtggggcatgttgtcagtatcttcctttgtaaaaacttgtgaaaagtaatcatttaacatatttgctatttttttttcttcctctacgattttgccatttgtatctcttaaacatttaatctcctctttgaatgttctcttgctgttgtaatattggaaaaacattttggaattggttttagctcccttagcaatgttcatttctatttctctcttggcctttctaacttcctttttgacttgcatttgcagttctgtgtactctttctgtgtactttctttttggtccttttttaatgctctgtaaagtgccttttttcgctgaatattttttttaattgatctattaaaccattttggcaatttagttttacatttagatttgtctactttagggatataattgttttgcgcctctagtactacgtttttgaagaacaaccatccttcttctgtgggtgttttctctattttactccaatctacttctgttagtctctgtttcatgccttcatagtttgcttttctaaaattgtaaaccttagctttagtctttacttttgaggatttaaaaaacacttcaaatgagaccatgttgtggtctgagtttgccagtggttctctgacctctgttttagttattctatcttcgttatttgaaaagactaaatcaaggcatgcctcccctctagtgggtgccttcacaaattgtgttaggaagcagtcatttgtcatttccaccatttctatttcatccttcgcgctaccaaCCGGGTACCTAACAGATGAAGCCTATATTTTGATATTTCTACAGTAGAAATACCCCTAAAGTACTATATTATTCTATAGAGCCTGTCACAAACCCCACAGATCGTGTGCTGTAGGATTCTATGGTAGTATAGTAGTCTAGACACATGTTCATGCGGTTCTGTACATAGCAGGGGAAATCTTGGCCCACTGTCAGGATGTCCATAATTATTTGTTGAACCAATTAAACAGCTGACCAAGTCCTTTCTCTTTTAATCATATTAAACAGACACCATTGATGTAGACCCAAGAGCTAACCAATACTCGAAATCGCATTTTATTACCCATCGTtagttttcatggcacctttatCGTGCtgagaatatttattttaatttttgctttattCAGGATATCCTGTGGAACTGCTGtgtcctggtacctttgctgtaggtcacctGGTCTGATTGCAGACAGGCAGTTGGACAGGTCATTTACACACATAAGTACATATATTAATCTAAATatgacattatatatacacatacagactCTGCCTTAAAATGCCCAAAGATAGCCTACTTATAGgccaatgtaaaaaaatgaacatttaatcaAAACCAACAACTGTTTTCCATTACAGTAATCAAATGATAGCAATGTATCTAATTTATTACTTCCaaacatgttttcatgtttttttggtCAAAATATATTGATAGATGGGGTGACTAACAAATCAAACTTTATCAGAGTGTTAAACGCTGACATTGAAAAACCCACTGGTTATAAGCCTAGCAAAATGTGTTATCCCAAAGGAAAGCAGTAtccttgttaaaataataattagcgTGACAGAttgctttgttttcttgtttcagGTTCAGGAGTTGGAAGATCCTGTCCAATTTGACGTTTGATTTCTCTTCAAGGTGTAAAGCGACGCTGTAATGAAGCAAGTAAGGAAAAGTATTCTGTACTTTTAGATGAAATCAATACACAGGAGCCACTGAGTGCAATGCAGCGATTCATCTGTGCTAGCACCACTGTGTTTTCTAACGAGACTACCAATGGATAGTCATGGCTCTTGCCCGTCTGTCCTTTTTCATTCATGTTCATTATCATTTATAACAGCATCACAGTTAAATGCACAGTATGCATACACACGTGACAGTGGGGGTGCCAAGGGGGTGTGAAACACAGTCCTTTTTAACCAAAAAGACAGGATTTTACCATTTGCAGTAAAGGGCTTTCAGAGTCAACCCTTTTCcattcttttttgtattgttatttttagtgCCCGGTTATCCCAGTGAGATCCTGAGCTCATTCCCAAAGGGGGCCTCATGGGACAGCAGGCTTATAACAATCATAGAAGGGTGGTATTTCTGTGAAACCCAAGACCATTTAAGAAAGGTTTTAAGAATGTCAAACATACACTTGTAAAGCAGACTGTACCTGTTGTATTATATTCTGACTGAGACCCCTTAGGGTAAGTTAAATCATAGATGTAGACCCATCTGAGCCTTCATTCTGATGTAACCAAGCCAGAACAGCAGCTCTGCCCTAGCTGCCTGTGTTATATGCTTGCATTTGTTTGAGAGGTTGTTGAATTGCACTGGACCCTTAACAGGGATTCCTGTGGTTCACCCCCACACAAGACTCTCAGGACTTCAACCCATCATATTATTCTGAAGCATGGGCAGCTTCTGCCTGTAAGCTGGAGTACCATATATCAGCCTGGGCATCACAGTTCCCTCCCCTTTTCCCTTTCCCATTCAGCTCTCACTGCCACTACAGGTCTTGTAGATGAGCTTGTCGTACTCATTCATATGGGCCGGTAAGCTTCCATATGGATGATCAATACTGTAGGTAAGTCAATgtgcattttctttgcaagtaaatCAATAAAATCCCCAAACAACTGTAATACCCCCAGTTCCTCCCAACTCTTTGGGGTGTATTAAATCTAAAATTAAGACAGATAGGGGTTTTGAGAAGCTGCTCACATTGTGCAGCTTTCCACAGTGAGGATTCTTAACAGGTAATCGCAAGAACATAGAAAAGATGAATAATAAATGTTaggagattttttattttttttggaaggggGGAGTGATACATGATTTCAATAAAAGAATAtgtttgcaaatacattttatttatttttttttgttcctatttTGAAGCAATCTATTGCTTCAGATGTATGCAGTACACAGAAAATATGCACCATACAATTGGTATTATCAGCAGCAGTAGTAGTTGTAACCATAGTATTTCACTAGATAAAAAGACACAATCAGCTCAATCTTCAGATTTTTCAAGTACTGGAAAGTGTATTTATCTCCACATTAATGCTTAAATGTAGTAGACACAGTATTTACACTTTCCCGCATATGTTCGCCAGAGTCTGGTTCAATTTTTCTGAAAGAATAAAGACAAGAACCACAGTTAATTTACAACTCcacaaaatgagttcattcttaaaataaaatagctaGGTGAAACCAATGCTTGTGTAACTATATGTGTATTTATCAAACCCCTGTTTTCGTAACAGCGTGCTCAGTTCGGATCCTCCGCTGTGGTTTGGAACGCTCTCCAGCAGTATGCGCATTGCTGAAGAAGTCTCACTCTGAACGGTTCAGTTgctttaaagtgttacagaacatccTGGAAAGTTTACAAGAACAACAGTGTGTTACCTTTTTCTGTGTCCCGTGTTAACTCTATCACCGcgttgtatttttaaacatatttgtatcatgacaaaacaaaataaaaaaatgctgcgATTGGGACTACACTCCAGCACTCGTAAAgtgatgtgtttcttgtaaacactacaggTAGATTGGAACACGTGAAGAAACAAGGGTGTCTCTTGAATGTATCTATACGGTAGCGGATCAAAACCCTGCAGTTGTCTGAAGCAGTAAAATAAGGGTTTATTttagttctgtttgttttgtgttaaaaggTAACCATGCCAGTATGTTTGTTTACATAAGCTAAATATTTCTAGGACGGCTAGTTGCACGATCTGTAAGTCCTTTCAGTGGGAAGTTACCGAGGAAAATCACCGGACTGCCCTTCCTCAGGAAACATCCGTTAATCCGGGATTAGTGATATttagggtctgtgaaaacagTCATAAAACACACCCtaccaattttaaatattttgcttttaaacataattattattgttattttgtttaatatgagGAATGACGTGTATTCATGGTACATGGCTAAAAAGACATTTAAAGGCTTTATATAGCCAGTGTAAATTCCTAGGACCATTATTGCACATCATCCCTATTTCTCAAAGGAATGTCATTCATACATTAAGAATAGCCTTCGAGTTTGTAATTATCTTTTTGATATAAACATGGATTATATCATAAGCTGTTCAACGTAAAGCGTACAATGTAATGTTAAGACGGTAGGTGCCCATAGCCGGCTTCTGTTAAATAGGAAACTTACCTTTTGAATTGTCTACAGTGTTTGAAAACTGTTGTTAGAACAGCTCGTTTTAAAGCAGGGCTGCAGACTATGTACAGTATCGGCGTTATAATTGTGTTTACccttattaatatattaatcgGGTTTACTGCCGAGCAGTGAAACAGGCTGTAGTGAAACTGCAAAGTTATTGATCAGACCCGGAGTCCATATGATCAGGAAACACGCTGCAACAATTACGATCAGTTGAATGGATGCTTTTCTGCTTTCCCTTTCTTACATTCCCGATAGTGTCCAGCGTTAAAGCTAATGGTACGAGCATTGTGCAATCGGCGTTTCACTTCACCACATTCTTCTGAAACATCGGGTATTTATATCTTGCAAAAAgcgaaaaaaaaaagccagatggGAAAGACCTAAGATttcttgtatttgtaaaaaaaaatggaattaacCAGGAACATTGGGAGTTTGCAATCTACAAAAGCTCCCCGGCGATTAATTTAACACCAGTGTTGACTTCACTACAGTGTCAGACTCCATTACATTTGAAAGCAGTTGCCTAAGCCTTATTCTATAATGGTATACCAGCTCCATGTGGTAAAAAGCATTTTAACAGAAtcacactgtaaataaaatataagatGATCAATAGTAGCCTACACACCTGTATCAACATTTCCAGTAATTTAATGACAATGCAATGCTACTTAAGTCAATGTATAGATTTTAGCCAGGATTCTAAGAGGCAAGTAAACCGCAACCGcttcttaccaaaaaaaaaaaaaaaaaaaaaaaaaaaaaaaaaaaaaaaaaaaaaaaaagaaacgaaatGAAAACAAAACGGTTCAGCCTTTTCCTGTGTTCTCACCTTCTTTTACATTTCCGGAACACACACCAGACTCTTCTCAGAACAGCTTCCTTAAGAGTTGCACTTCCCATTATGTACAGGGCTGGCGTGCAAATGGGGTTTACTTGGGACAGTACAATGAAAGGGTCAGTcccattatttatatatatgtatgcatacGGTGACGCCATGTTAGTCAGAATGCTATTGACGAACACTGGAGTCCAAAGACCAAGGAAGCAAAACGCCACAACAATAATGAGTCTCAGCGAGGCTTTCTTGTTGTTGGTTTCCGGACCTGGCGGATCTCGTGAAAGTTGATATTTAGCAATAAGATAGAGTTTAAGGTTCAGTCCAAGCATTGTAAACGTTATTAATATCTGAAAAGTTAATGGACCATATGCACTATGCATTGTAGATACATCCGAAGTGACGACGTTTCTAATCAACACTGTTAAATAAACGTAAACCCAACAAAAAATGCAAATTCCAATAATTAGTGACCTGGTGATGTAGCGACTATAAACATAAGGGTGACTTATGGCTAGATATCGATCAATCTGTGCGAAAAGAACAGTAAAAACGTTCACTCCCCCAAATGAAGGTACTATGTAAAATGTTGAATTCCTTGATGGATAATATTCTTGCACATCAAACAGTCCAGTGTAATAATAACCAAAACCCGCTAACACATCGCTTATGCTTGTGTTCAGCATGAAAATGAATCTGTTTTCCGTGCGAAGAGACTCTGTGCAAAGTATAGCTGTAACTACCGAACCAGCGACTATAACAATAGTGGTAGCTATTAGTatgttcaaaatgaaaatgacaaaGTCGTCAGGGCTATCAAATTCCACTACGAGCGGGACAGTCATAGCTGCTTGTGTCTGGGTGATGATAAAGTGAGGCGCTAGTATTAGCGTGTTGCTATTTATAGTGTTGAGGTAATTTGGAGCGGTGAAGTGATGGATCTCTCCCCGGAGTTCAGATAAATCCCTGGAAACTAATTAAGAAATGTTCTTGAGATactgaaagcaaacaaacaagtcAACATTGTCATTGGACTGGAAAATGAGAATGATTgtaggaatggaaataagactgcataGCAgtatgatccattcctggttttactgtgagtttaatacgAGTTAGTGTTACCTAAACacggtggctaatcaagcttgtattacaGCTCGGAATGAGTGAACTGGAACTGTTATTCAACGGGGGTCTTATATCTATCCctggtgcgtgcgtgcgtgcgtgcgtgtttaTGTAtacatgcatgtgtgttttttatgttttttgtatttttaaaaccgcATGTGAAGGAGAAGCAATCGGTATTATTCCAAAACTTCtctaataaacaacaataaacatgCTCAGCATACATATGGAATAGGAGCACAGCACTGCAATGGCAGTCTAACAGTGGGTACACACAAGAACCCCTATTGCGTGTCTGTGGActgtgaatgtaaaaaaaaaaaaaaaaaaaaaacttttaccttTAAAACTCTGAGCGTTGTTCTTGGCATGGGTGACACATATgttgttacatttaaaagaagCCAAGAACCTAAGCACAGCACTGCAGAAATCTCTCATCTTTAGCACGCCCTCTAAAGTAACAACGAGGGTAGTGAAACAAATAAGTAACATTCACCTCGTGAACCCTGACAATCTGCAACACTGTATAATGCGGAATGATCATTTACAATAGTTTTTAGTATGACATTAAAACAGCGTGTGCTGAAATATTCATCATAATGATGATGACAGGCTTAAAACCGGTCCTAAGAGATGTGACAGCAGTTTGACCTGCCATTGCAACACAGACTTTATTTCgaaaatggttatttttaatgTTACCATAATGCACTTTCTAAATACTATGGACTCGCGACAGCAAAGTTAGATGTGAAATCTAAGACAAATGTGCAGTATTAGATTCAGCATGAAAATGCGCTGTGGGTGTGTGGTTTGCCTTTAGGTACTTCTGGGGCAAATTCCCGAAGCCTTTTCCAGGGGAGCAATCGTTAGCACGCCCACATATAGTTGTAAAAGTTACTGAATGCATACCAGTGATTTATATAAATGAGTTCAGGTAGcttaaaaataaagtaacataCATTTCTAGAAATGTCATATTTATATATTCTCTACTGTTGCATAATAATGCATGGCAATTGCAAAGACCAGtgcatactgtaaatattttttaaaagtaacttatGTTACATTCTCGTTGCCTTATGGTTTAT
The Polyodon spathula isolate WHYD16114869_AA chromosome 22, ASM1765450v1, whole genome shotgun sequence genome window above contains:
- the LOC121297076 gene encoding probable G-protein coupled receptor 34, which codes for MTVPLVVEFDSPDDFVIFILNILIATTIVIVAGSVVTAILCTESLRTENRFIFMLNTSISDVLAGFGYYYTGLFDVQEYYPSRNSTFYIVPSFGGVNVFTVLFAQIDRYLAISHPYVYSRYITRSLIIGICIFCWVYVYLTVLIRNVVTSDVSTMHSAYGPLTFQILITFTMLGLNLKLYLIAKYQLSRDPPGPETNNKKASLRLIIVVAFCFLGLWTPVFVNSILTNMASPYAYIYINNGTDPFIVLSQVNPICTPALYIMGSATLKEAVLRRVWCVFRKCKRR